The proteins below are encoded in one region of Pseudomonadota bacterium:
- a CDS encoding proprotein convertase P-domain-containing protein: MAETWDLTSTQANLASISASSAPSLVILDNATITDTITFSSGIRIDHIEVDLDLTHTWLGDIIITLTSPDETTSVLVNRPGVSGVSLWGASQDDIDFTLTSTHHWGEVGAETWTLAVTDLVGGDSGVLNNWTLRLLGDSLTTDDTYVYTDEFGAFTGAGDDACRVLSNSEGIDTLNAAAVTSDSIIDLNPGANGTLAGNSLVIASGTVIENVYAGDGNDLLTGNSADNSLHGGRGDDVLSGGDGSDYLVGGSGDDILSGGGGNNYFDAGSGANRFVVGAGEASDTISVSDSASSTDILQFVGGIGLSDVGFTQSSNDLTITLSETHGGGGAVSVSDFFTVGGA, from the coding sequence TTGGCCGAGACATGGGATTTAACGAGCACCCAAGCGAATTTGGCTTCGATCAGCGCCAGCTCTGCGCCGTCGCTCGTCATACTGGACAATGCAACGATCACCGATACGATCACATTCTCCTCCGGTATTCGAATTGATCACATCGAAGTCGATCTCGATCTCACCCACACATGGCTTGGCGATATCATTATTACGCTCACGTCCCCCGACGAAACCACGAGCGTGTTGGTAAATCGGCCGGGAGTGAGCGGCGTCAGTTTGTGGGGCGCGTCCCAAGACGATATCGATTTTACACTTACCAGCACGCATCACTGGGGCGAAGTCGGCGCCGAAACCTGGACGCTGGCGGTCACTGATCTTGTCGGTGGCGATTCGGGCGTTCTTAACAATTGGACGCTGCGTTTGTTGGGGGATTCACTGACCACCGATGACACCTATGTCTACACAGACGAGTTCGGCGCGTTTACCGGCGCCGGCGACGACGCCTGCCGGGTCCTGAGCAATTCCGAAGGCATCGACACGTTAAATGCTGCTGCGGTTACCTCGGATTCAATCATCGACCTCAATCCAGGCGCAAACGGCACGCTCGCCGGGAATAGTTTGGTGATTGCGTCCGGAACCGTGATTGAGAACGTCTATGCCGGCGATGGCAACGATCTGCTGACGGGCAATTCCGCTGACAACAGCCTTCATGGCGGGCGCGGTGACGACGTCCTCTCCGGTGGCGACGGCAGCGATTATCTTGTGGGCGGGAGTGGCGACGACATTCTCTCCGGCGGTGGCGGCAACAATTATTTCGACGCCGGGAGCGGCGCAAATAGATTCGTCGTCGGCGCGGGCGAGGCCAGCGATACAATCTCAGTAAGCGACAGCGCCTCGAGTACCGATATTCTGCAATTCGTTGGCGGCATCGGGCTGAGCGATGTTGGCTTTACTCAAAGCAGCAATGATTTGACCATAACGCTCTCCGAGACACATGGGGGGGGGGGAGCGGTCAGCGTGTCCGACTTCTTCACGGTTGGCGGCGCGTAA
- a CDS encoding S8 family serine peptidase, with product MIGIIDDGVQHGHPDISANYATALDHDARDGDGDAAPGTSGDNHGTTVAGTIAGAADNGIGGTGVAFGATIAGFRMGYGNDGNTGQIVENLTLQANVDISNNSWGYGGFFGDDFSTAEFQPAADAILNAVTEGRDGLGTVFVFAAGNGREIGQDANYHSFQNTPHTIAVAALDHNGQVAAFSTPGAPVLISAPGVGIVTTDRTGTDGYVSGDYVSINGTSFSAPITSGLVALMLEANPDLGYRDVQEILAYSARQTDSSSPG from the coding sequence ATCATCGGGATTATCGATGACGGCGTGCAGCATGGCCATCCAGATATCAGCGCCAACTACGCCACGGCACTTGATCATGATGCGCGCGATGGTGACGGCGACGCAGCCCCCGGCACCTCAGGCGACAATCATGGCACCACAGTCGCCGGCACCATAGCGGGCGCAGCCGATAACGGCATCGGCGGAACTGGCGTGGCGTTTGGCGCCACAATTGCCGGTTTCCGCATGGGCTATGGAAATGACGGCAATACCGGCCAAATTGTCGAAAATCTGACGCTTCAAGCCAATGTCGACATATCCAATAACAGCTGGGGATATGGCGGCTTCTTCGGCGACGATTTCTCCACGGCTGAATTCCAACCTGCAGCCGATGCGATCCTCAACGCCGTAACGGAAGGCCGCGATGGGCTGGGCACTGTCTTCGTGTTTGCCGCCGGCAATGGCCGGGAAATCGGGCAGGACGCGAACTACCACAGTTTCCAGAATACGCCTCACACCATCGCCGTTGCAGCGCTCGATCATAATGGTCAGGTAGCGGCCTTCAGCACGCCAGGTGCGCCGGTTCTGATATCGGCGCCGGGAGTCGGCATTGTCACCACCGACCGGACCGGTACTGACGGCTACGTCTCGGGCGATTATGTCAGCATCAACGGCACGTCGTTTTCGGCTCCGATCACGAGCGGCTTGGTGGCGCTCATGCTTGAGGCCAATCCCGATCTTGGATATCGGGATGTTCAGGAAATTTTGGCCTACTCAGCGCGCCAGACTGATTCAAGCTCACCGGGCTGA
- a CDS encoding hydantoinase/oxoprolinase family protein — protein sequence MLQQQDLTARIGVDIGGTFTDVVLEKGQMRHTAKVLTTPRAPEEGVAAGIRGVLADSGVTPDDVSLIIHGTTLATNALIERKGVTTALVTTEGFRDSVEMGSESRFEQYDINMEKPLPLVPRRRRFVVAERLNAAGEVILALDEAAVKALAEPLKELLVESIAIGFLHSYVNPVHERRAHEILSAALPDVTFTLSSAVAPEMREYERFSTACANAYVQPIMARYLRRLESGLKKQGFGCPLFVMLSGGGVADIETGIRFPIRLVESGPVGGAIFSSYTAAECGLSQVLSFDMGGTTAKICVINDSKPHAERSFEVARAHRFLKGSGLPLRIPVIQMVEIGAGGGSLAHVDALGRITVGPESAGAEPGPACYGRGGEAPAVTDADVALGRIDPEAFAGGRLTLDAKLADAALTRDVGAALSLAPDMAALGISEMVDENMASAARVHAIEIGASLSGRTMIAFGGAAPLHAARLAEKLDIDRVLIPTNAAVGSAVGFLRAPVAYQVVRSAYQKISGFDAEAANEVLTAMQAEALEVVRRGAPGADTTEKRTAFMRYLGQGHEVAVELPARDWESGDGTFIRRAFEAAYEKTYGRIIANLDLELVSWVVEVSAVTDAPGLAGAVSEKPAPAPYASRRLLDAGTGQYVEAPAYRRDDLQPGSRVSGPAIIVEDDTSTVVSPTFDATMNALGYIVLERKNRELSS from the coding sequence ATGCTGCAGCAACAAGATTTAACCGCCCGTATCGGAGTGGATATCGGCGGCACCTTCACAGACGTGGTGCTGGAAAAAGGTCAGATGCGCCATACCGCCAAAGTTTTGACCACGCCGCGCGCACCCGAAGAGGGCGTGGCGGCAGGCATCCGCGGTGTGCTGGCCGATTCCGGCGTCACGCCGGATGACGTATCCCTCATCATTCACGGCACAACGCTCGCGACCAACGCCCTGATCGAGCGCAAAGGCGTGACCACCGCGCTGGTGACGACGGAAGGTTTCCGTGACAGCGTGGAAATGGGATCGGAAAGCCGTTTTGAGCAATATGACATCAACATGGAAAAGCCGCTGCCGCTGGTCCCCCGGCGGCGGCGCTTTGTTGTCGCCGAACGGCTAAACGCTGCCGGAGAGGTCATCTTGGCGCTCGACGAGGCGGCGGTCAAAGCCCTTGCGGAGCCGCTGAAGGAACTTCTCGTCGAGAGTATCGCTATCGGCTTTTTGCATAGTTACGTAAATCCGGTGCACGAGCGCCGCGCGCATGAAATTCTTTCCGCTGCCCTCCCAGACGTGACCTTCACCCTGTCGAGCGCCGTGGCACCGGAAATGCGCGAATATGAGCGCTTCTCGACGGCCTGCGCCAATGCTTATGTGCAGCCGATCATGGCGCGATATCTGCGTCGGCTGGAATCCGGACTAAAGAAACAAGGCTTTGGTTGCCCGCTCTTCGTCATGCTTTCGGGCGGCGGCGTCGCGGATATTGAAACCGGCATCCGGTTTCCCATCCGCCTGGTCGAATCGGGACCGGTAGGCGGCGCCATATTTTCCAGCTACACCGCTGCCGAGTGCGGTCTATCGCAAGTACTTTCGTTCGACATGGGCGGGACCACGGCCAAGATCTGTGTGATCAACGATTCAAAGCCGCATGCCGAGCGCTCCTTCGAGGTCGCGCGAGCGCACCGGTTTTTGAAAGGAAGCGGGCTGCCGCTCAGAATCCCAGTAATTCAGATGGTGGAAATCGGCGCCGGCGGCGGCTCGCTAGCACATGTCGATGCGCTCGGGCGCATTACCGTCGGCCCCGAAAGTGCGGGCGCGGAGCCCGGCCCGGCGTGCTACGGCCGGGGCGGCGAAGCCCCCGCCGTGACCGATGCGGACGTCGCTCTTGGGCGAATTGATCCAGAAGCCTTCGCCGGCGGCCGGCTCACTCTCGACGCGAAATTGGCCGACGCCGCGCTTACGCGCGATGTCGGCGCCGCCTTGTCGCTCGCACCCGATATGGCAGCGCTCGGCATCAGCGAGATGGTGGACGAAAACATGGCAAGCGCGGCGCGGGTGCACGCCATTGAGATCGGCGCGTCGCTCTCGGGGCGCACCATGATCGCGTTTGGCGGCGCCGCGCCTTTGCATGCAGCGCGCCTGGCGGAAAAGCTTGATATTGACCGGGTGCTCATTCCGACCAACGCGGCGGTCGGTTCGGCGGTCGGATTTCTCCGCGCGCCGGTGGCCTATCAGGTGGTGCGTAGCGCCTACCAGAAAATCAGCGGCTTCGACGCGGAAGCCGCCAATGAAGTGCTCACTGCCATGCAGGCCGAGGCCTTGGAAGTGGTGCGGCGCGGTGCGCCCGGTGCCGATACGACTGAAAAGCGAACCGCTTTCATGCGCTATCTCGGCCAAGGTCACGAGGTGGCGGTGGAATTGCCGGCGCGCGACTGGGAATCGGGCGATGGAACTTTCATCCGCCGGGCGTTCGAAGCGGCCTATGAAAAAACTTATGGCCGCATCATTGCCAATCTCGACCTGGAACTGGTGAGTTGGGTGGTTGAAGTCAGCGCGGTTACCGACGCGCCAGGGCTGGCCGGCGCAGTGAGCGAAAAGCCGGCGCCTGCGCCCTATGCCAGCCGCCGCTTGCTCGATGCCGGCACCGGCCAGTATGTCGAGGCGCCGGCCTATCGGCGCGACGACCTGCAACCCGGCAGCCGCGTGAGTGGGCCCGCCATTATTGTCGAGGATGACACGTCAACGGTGGTCAGCCCAACATTCGACGCCACGATGAATGCGCTGGGTTATATTGTACTGGAACGTAAAAACAGGGAGCTGTCGTCATGA
- a CDS encoding phenylacetate--CoA ligase family protein — translation MSAPNMAGSHRKGPYSEFPATAHASLPGLAWPGLATQHGGQLLALLYQLEQSQWWSPEQLRLHQFSQLAHVVQHALNTVPYYRRNRQAWGIDANWKLTPESFTASLPILTRAEVQQGGAEFHSGQVPEAHGKIGDTFTSGSTGRPLKTLKTGLAEMLWQAVTLREILWHRDMRKKLAIIKIIEGKHTGYPHGDLYKNWGNFASQTFATGPSCMLHMTTKTHEQVEWLLRMQPDYLFTFAGNAQALAQHCIREQIEFPALRQVITFSDLLRPEARAACKQAWGVPVVDIYSSAEAGYIALQCPESENYHLQSETMYIEILNEKGEACVPGEVGQVIATPLHNFAMPLLRYASGDLAEVGECACGRGLPALKRIIGRTRSVMSLPSGAQIFPNFQDLLSELPMVQQFQVRRQERESLDVKLVVARELTASEAALLERELQERFQYPFRVEISYHDELPRSASGKFHDFRDVYSEESGNGG, via the coding sequence GTGAGCGCTCCAAACATGGCGGGGTCGCACCGCAAAGGCCCGTATTCTGAGTTTCCCGCCACGGCGCACGCGTCGCTGCCCGGACTCGCCTGGCCGGGCCTCGCCACGCAACATGGCGGTCAGCTGTTGGCGCTGCTCTATCAGTTGGAGCAAAGCCAGTGGTGGAGCCCGGAACAATTGCGCCTGCACCAATTCAGCCAACTGGCGCACGTCGTGCAACACGCCCTCAACACTGTTCCCTATTACCGCAGGAATCGCCAAGCCTGGGGCATCGACGCGAATTGGAAACTCACGCCCGAATCATTCACCGCCAGCTTGCCAATTCTAACGCGCGCCGAAGTGCAACAAGGCGGCGCCGAATTTCACAGCGGCCAGGTCCCGGAGGCGCACGGTAAAATTGGCGATACGTTCACGTCCGGCTCAACCGGGCGTCCCTTGAAGACGTTAAAGACTGGCTTGGCGGAGATGTTGTGGCAGGCAGTGACGCTACGCGAAATCTTGTGGCACCGGGATATGCGGAAAAAGCTCGCTATTATCAAAATCATCGAAGGGAAGCACACCGGTTATCCGCACGGTGACCTATATAAAAATTGGGGCAATTTCGCGTCCCAGACCTTCGCAACCGGCCCGAGCTGTATGCTTCACATGACCACTAAAACCCATGAGCAGGTTGAATGGCTGCTGCGCATGCAACCGGATTATCTGTTTACCTTTGCCGGCAACGCGCAAGCTTTGGCGCAACATTGCATTCGCGAGCAGATTGAATTTCCCGCCCTGCGCCAGGTCATCACATTCTCTGATTTGCTGCGTCCTGAAGCGCGTGCCGCCTGCAAGCAGGCGTGGGGTGTGCCGGTGGTGGATATTTATAGTTCAGCCGAAGCCGGCTACATCGCCCTGCAATGTCCGGAGAGCGAGAATTATCACCTTCAGTCGGAAACGATGTATATCGAAATCTTGAATGAAAAGGGAGAAGCTTGTGTCCCGGGCGAGGTAGGTCAAGTGATCGCCACGCCATTACATAATTTCGCTATGCCGCTCCTCCGTTATGCCAGCGGCGATTTGGCCGAAGTTGGTGAATGTGCGTGCGGGCGTGGCCTGCCCGCACTCAAGCGAATCATCGGGCGCACGCGCTCCGTGATGTCACTGCCGAGCGGCGCCCAAATTTTTCCCAATTTCCAGGACCTCCTGAGCGAATTGCCAATGGTCCAGCAGTTTCAGGTTCGTCGGCAGGAACGCGAAAGCCTCGACGTAAAGTTGGTGGTTGCGCGTGAGTTGACGGCAAGCGAAGCGGCGTTGTTGGAGCGTGAGCTGCAGGAACGGTTCCAATATCCCTTCCGTGTAGAAATCAGCTATCACGACGAATTGCCGCGCAGCGCAAGTGGCAAGTTCCACGATTTCCGCGACGTGTATAGCGAGGAAAGCGGCAATGGCGGATAG
- a CDS encoding cadherin repeat domain-containing protein, translated as MAENSAAGTAVGTVAASDPDAGDALSYAITSGNQDGAFAIDTDGVITVQGGLDFEALSSYALTVQVTDGGLARLWR; from the coding sequence GTGGCGGAGAACTCGGCCGCAGGCACGGCCGTGGGGACGGTTGCGGCAAGCGACCCGGATGCGGGCGATGCGCTGAGCTACGCGATCACATCAGGAAATCAAGACGGCGCCTTTGCGATTGATACGGACGGGGTGATCACGGTTCAAGGCGGGCTCGATTTTGAGGCGCTGTCGAGCTACGCGCTGACGGTCCAAGTTACCGATGGCGGTCTGGCGCGGTTGTGGCGTTGA
- a CDS encoding SDR family NAD(P)-dependent oxidoreductase → MDLKNHVVFITGGAGGLGRAMCHKFASHGARLIVGYRESAAAAETLAGTLEGSGHSAKEAPVENSGRLASLAEEIESEYGRLDILINNAGITRFVAHDDLDGLDDDLIDEIFRTNWRGAFACVRAFRPLLDAGTGGLVINISSIAGATAMGSNIAYCASKAAMNTMTMSLARALAPRIRVVSLSPGLAETDFVTGLDQAWWDEQSLRTPLQRLAKPEDVAQAALAIATSLKFSNGCIIPVDGGRPLT, encoded by the coding sequence ATGGATCTAAAGAATCACGTGGTGTTCATCACCGGCGGCGCTGGCGGGCTGGGGCGCGCCATGTGCCACAAATTCGCCAGCCATGGCGCGCGCCTGATCGTCGGCTACCGTGAAAGCGCCGCCGCTGCTGAGACTCTGGCCGGAACGTTAGAGGGCAGTGGCCATTCAGCCAAAGAGGCACCCGTCGAAAATAGCGGTCGCCTGGCTTCGTTGGCTGAGGAGATAGAATCCGAATATGGCCGCCTAGACATTCTGATCAATAATGCCGGCATCACGCGTTTCGTCGCACATGACGATCTCGACGGTCTCGACGATGATCTGATCGATGAGATTTTCCGGACCAATTGGCGCGGCGCCTTTGCCTGCGTCCGCGCTTTTCGCCCTTTGCTCGACGCCGGTACTGGTGGATTGGTCATCAATATTTCTTCCATCGCCGGCGCCACCGCGATGGGCAGCAATATCGCCTATTGCGCCTCCAAGGCAGCGATGAACACCATGACCATGTCATTGGCCCGGGCGTTGGCGCCACGCATTCGCGTGGTTTCGCTGTCACCGGGATTGGCAGAGACCGATTTTGTAACCGGCCTGGACCAAGCGTGGTGGGACGAGCAGTCCCTGCGCACACCGTTGCAACGCTTGGCAAAGCCCGAAGATGTCGCCCAGGCCGCGCTCGCGATTGCCACGAGTTTAAAATTCTCGAATGGCTGTATTATTCCGGTGGATGGCGGCAGGCCCCTTACGTGA
- a CDS encoding haloacid dehalogenase type II: MDEIETLARETKVLVFDLYGTIVDMQKGLTEAATPFLKKKGWAGEPHRFVTWWRRAHFENSMIDALCDRGHTPYRQIGHRAVSYVMDRCEILYSQDDVRWLVGQIEVLKPFPETVEALGVLREGGFKLAILSNGDRDMLEAAKPHIGFAFDQLISVQEAGYFKPHWKTYESAEVLVAEERSSCLFVASHVFDCIGAKSYGMRTAFIDRHKRPFVETPHQADMVVADLAELAASLTAASE, translated from the coding sequence ATGGACGAAATAGAAACACTTGCCCGCGAGACCAAAGTACTGGTTTTCGACCTGTACGGGACCATTGTCGATATGCAGAAGGGCCTCACCGAGGCGGCCACGCCATTCCTGAAGAAAAAGGGGTGGGCGGGAGAGCCACATCGCTTTGTCACTTGGTGGCGGCGCGCGCATTTCGAGAATTCGATGATCGATGCGCTTTGTGACCGAGGTCATACGCCGTATCGGCAAATCGGCCACCGCGCCGTGTCCTACGTCATGGACCGATGCGAAATCTTGTACTCACAGGACGACGTTCGCTGGCTGGTTGGCCAGATCGAGGTGCTGAAACCGTTTCCCGAAACCGTCGAAGCATTGGGGGTTCTGCGTGAAGGCGGCTTCAAGCTGGCGATTTTATCCAATGGCGACCGCGATATGTTGGAAGCCGCGAAGCCTCATATCGGATTCGCGTTCGATCAACTTATCTCCGTCCAGGAGGCAGGTTATTTTAAACCTCACTGGAAGACCTATGAATCGGCGGAAGTGCTGGTCGCTGAAGAACGCTCCAGCTGCTTGTTTGTTGCCAGCCATGTGTTCGACTGCATTGGCGCCAAATCATATGGCATGCGGACAGCCTTTATTGATCGGCACAAACGCCCATTTGTCGAAACCCCTCATCAGGCCGATATGGTCGTAGCAGACCTGGCGGAACTTGCGGCCTCATTGACTGCTGCTTCTGAATAG
- a CDS encoding hydantoinase B/oxoprolinase family protein, with amino-acid sequence MSGEAGALKRIRSQIMWNRLISVVEEQAQTLLRTAFSTTVREAGDLSAGVFDVEGRMLAQAVTGTPGHVNSMAIAVKHFLDKYPMAEMREGDAYITNDPWLTCGHLHDLTVVTPVFKDGRPVGSFASTAHVVDIGGRGFGPDGRAVFEEGLYIPIMPLVRAGVINEDLMEMVRWNVREPLQVEGDILSLISCNHAGARRLLGMMTEFSLESLDDLADDILTRSRDAALAGIRKLPAGTYHNRLTMDGYDEPVELVAAMTISENGVHVDFAGSSPVSNYGINVVLNYTIAYTSFGVKCIVAKDVPNNAGSLSTITVSAPEGSILNAPRPWPVASRHIIGHLLPDTVFGCLHQAAPNQVPAEGASSLWIVQLRGGAGALDRDSRQNAMVETPPFEVALFNSGGAGARPALDGLSTTAFPSGVRTMPVEATETVAPIIVWRKEMAEDSGGAGSERGGLGQEMEIGGANGVPFSVLAQFERVDHPARGREGGGNGAAGKVGLASGNSLRSKGQQSIPPHDRLQLTLPGGAGYGDPFKRDPERVEEDVRDGLVSIARAKQDYGVQISPDGGLDVKSSDRLRAKQGAAHD; translated from the coding sequence ATGAGCGGGGAAGCCGGCGCGCTCAAGCGCATTCGAAGCCAGATTATGTGGAACCGGCTGATTTCGGTCGTCGAGGAGCAGGCACAAACACTATTGCGCACCGCCTTCAGCACCACCGTGCGCGAGGCCGGCGATCTTTCCGCCGGCGTTTTCGACGTCGAGGGGCGGATGCTTGCCCAGGCCGTCACCGGCACACCGGGTCACGTCAATTCCATGGCCATCGCGGTCAAACATTTCCTCGACAAATACCCGATGGCAGAGATGCGCGAAGGCGATGCCTATATCACCAACGACCCATGGCTGACCTGCGGCCATTTGCACGACCTCACGGTTGTGACGCCAGTGTTCAAAGACGGCCGGCCGGTCGGCTCCTTCGCCAGCACCGCCCATGTGGTCGACATCGGCGGGCGCGGCTTCGGCCCCGACGGGCGCGCCGTGTTCGAAGAAGGGCTCTATATCCCGATCATGCCGCTGGTACGCGCTGGGGTGATCAACGAAGACCTGATGGAGATGGTGCGCTGGAATGTGCGCGAGCCGCTCCAGGTGGAGGGCGATATTCTCTCGCTGATCTCCTGCAATCACGCAGGTGCCCGCAGGCTTCTCGGTATGATGACCGAGTTTTCGCTGGAGTCTCTGGACGACCTTGCTGACGACATTCTCACGCGGTCGCGTGACGCCGCGCTGGCCGGCATCCGTAAACTGCCCGCCGGCACCTATCACAACCGCCTCACCATGGACGGCTATGATGAGCCCGTCGAACTGGTCGCCGCCATGACGATCAGCGAAAACGGCGTACATGTGGATTTTGCTGGCTCTTCGCCGGTCAGTAATTACGGCATCAATGTCGTGCTCAACTACACGATCGCCTATACCAGCTTCGGCGTGAAATGCATCGTTGCCAAAGACGTCCCCAACAATGCTGGCTCGCTTTCGACCATCACGGTGAGCGCTCCGGAGGGTTCGATCCTAAACGCGCCACGCCCCTGGCCGGTGGCGTCGCGTCATATCATCGGCCACCTGTTGCCCGACACTGTGTTTGGCTGCCTGCATCAGGCGGCGCCGAATCAGGTGCCGGCGGAGGGTGCGTCTTCGCTCTGGATCGTGCAATTGCGCGGCGGTGCCGGGGCCCTCGACAGGGATTCACGGCAAAATGCCATGGTCGAGACTCCACCGTTCGAAGTCGCACTTTTCAACTCTGGCGGCGCCGGAGCACGGCCTGCGCTCGACGGTCTCTCAACCACGGCCTTTCCGAGCGGCGTACGAACCATGCCGGTGGAAGCGACCGAAACAGTTGCTCCGATAATCGTCTGGCGCAAGGAGATGGCCGAGGATTCTGGCGGCGCTGGGAGCGAGCGCGGCGGACTCGGGCAGGAGATGGAGATCGGCGGCGCTAACGGCGTGCCGTTCAGCGTACTGGCGCAGTTTGAGCGCGTGGACCATCCCGCACGCGGGCGCGAAGGCGGTGGCAACGGCGCCGCAGGAAAAGTCGGACTGGCCTCGGGGAACTCACTGCGCTCCAAGGGCCAGCAGAGCATCCCGCCGCACGACCGTTTACAATTGACGCTTCCCGGCGGCGCCGGTTACGGCGACCCCTTCAAGCGCGACCCGGAACGGGTCGAAGAGGATGTGCGCGACGGCTTGGTGAGCATTGCGCGTGCCAAGCAGGATTACGGCGTACAAATCTCACCTGACGGTGGGCTCGATGTAAAAAGCAGCGATAGGCTGCGCGCCAAGCAGGGCGCGGCGCACGACTGA